In Stigmatella erecta, a genomic segment contains:
- a CDS encoding transposase codes for MPEEVWAKLEPLLPPRPEHPLGCHNPRVPDRKAMEAILLVLRTGMQWQALKATGICHPSSAYRRFREWAEAGVFREFWRLGLVAYDQMRGIEWKWMSLDGAMTKAPLGGQKTGPNPT; via the coding sequence ATGCCGGAGGAGGTGTGGGCCAAGCTGGAGCCCCTGTTGCCGCCTCGGCCCGAGCATCCGCTGGGGTGTCACAATCCGCGAGTGCCCGACAGAAAGGCCATGGAGGCCATCCTCTTGGTGTTGCGCACGGGGATGCAGTGGCAGGCGCTCAAGGCCACCGGAATCTGCCACCCGTCATCGGCCTACCGGAGGTTCCGGGAATGGGCCGAGGCCGGAGTGTTCCGCGAGTTCTGGCGCTTGGGGCTTGTGGCCTATGACCAGATGAGGGGCATTGAGTGGAAGTGGATGAGCCTGGACGGAGCGATGACCAAGGCGCCGCTGGGAGGGCAGAAGACCGGCCCCAACCCAACGGA
- a CDS encoding DUF2380 domain-containing protein: MRLAIALGCMAALLTSCAAGSGGSGLDRPYQKTDGTAGHAFLTQKPRASAASGPERQRATQVRKAFLGTLSEVKRSTDFIAVSLRQLTAHGEGLGHRANGVFGRSIGYGTYQLRWIQGALDGANTVAEAALETAEPDMELGMLRMSGPRLQAAMAGATLLAAWLDFLSLAEGILRQCPLYSTERLWADMNRVQRLIEPSMKALASRESGQVEAAIVAMPGLMGQLTREFHSIRESARIATERGGQLMAAAQFVEMLTLVSAMKMSLPRLPPAAPTLVGANFVMGSNGVMMGSQLIVTAEWVERMRRLVQAGVLSLPAISAGVRFQAGAVMMSQSRHDLPQGVRDALGDGPEVRAMRETSRSGAGMADSPQHHVLPKEHREWFEKRGFTGDMNIDHFCVEMEMAHHQAIHGGGNWRLGRQWPSEWNQVVMRDLRNAELLAGRALTRNEVLRDYLSREENLLPVGLSR, from the coding sequence ATGAGACTGGCCATCGCGTTGGGGTGCATGGCCGCGCTGCTGACAAGCTGCGCGGCTGGGAGCGGGGGCTCAGGGCTGGACCGCCCATACCAGAAGACCGATGGGACCGCGGGCCACGCATTCCTGACCCAGAAGCCCAGGGCTTCTGCGGCTTCGGGTCCAGAGCGTCAGCGCGCCACACAAGTTCGGAAAGCGTTTCTCGGCACCCTCTCCGAGGTGAAGCGCTCCACGGACTTCATCGCCGTCTCGCTGCGTCAGCTCACAGCTCACGGTGAGGGACTTGGCCACAGGGCCAACGGCGTATTCGGCCGATCCATCGGCTATGGCACCTATCAACTGAGGTGGATCCAAGGCGCGCTGGACGGGGCGAACACGGTGGCGGAGGCGGCCTTGGAGACGGCGGAGCCGGACATGGAGCTGGGCATGCTCCGCATGAGTGGTCCACGGCTCCAGGCCGCGATGGCAGGAGCCACCTTGTTGGCCGCATGGCTCGACTTCCTGAGCCTCGCGGAAGGGATCCTCCGGCAGTGCCCGCTCTACAGCACCGAGAGGCTTTGGGCGGACATGAACCGCGTTCAACGGCTGATCGAACCCTCGATGAAGGCGCTCGCGTCGCGGGAGTCAGGGCAGGTGGAGGCGGCCATTGTCGCGATGCCTGGCCTGATGGGCCAGCTCACCCGGGAGTTTCACTCCATTCGGGAGTCCGCCCGCATCGCCACGGAGCGTGGAGGGCAGCTCATGGCGGCGGCGCAGTTCGTCGAGATGCTTACCCTGGTCTCGGCCATGAAGATGTCTCTGCCCAGACTCCCCCCGGCCGCTCCCACTCTTGTAGGGGCCAACTTCGTGATGGGCTCGAACGGTGTGATGATGGGCTCGCAGCTCATCGTCACCGCCGAATGGGTAGAGCGGATGCGCCGGCTCGTCCAGGCGGGCGTCCTCTCCCTTCCAGCCATCAGCGCGGGGGTTCGCTTCCAGGCCGGGGCGGTGATGATGTCGCAATCCCGCCATGACTTGCCACAGGGCGTACGCGACGCGCTCGGCGACGGCCCCGAGGTTCGCGCCATGCGCGAGACCAGCCGGTCTGGGGCAGGCATGGCGGATTCGCCGCAGCACCATGTTCTTCCGAAAGAGCACCGCGAGTGGTTCGAGAAGCGCGGTTTCACAGGAGACATGAACATCGACCATTTCTGCGTCGAGATGGAAATGGCGCATCACCAAGCGATCCATGGCGGTGGCAACTGGCGCTTGGGACGTCAATGGCCCAGTGAGTGGAATCAGGTGGTCATGCGTGATTTGCGCAATGCCGAGTTGCTGGCGGGACGGGCCCTGACGCGGAATGAGGTCCTTAGAGACTATCTCAGTAGGGAAGAAAACCTCCTACCTGTGGGGTTATCCAGGTAG
- a CDS encoding serine/threonine protein kinase, with translation MPSPDAQEGPPGLTRFGPYTLARRIGAGGMGEVYLAREESPRRACVVKKVLPKLVENKQFLGRFKDEARVVVHLKHPNIARVYAMGEVEGQFYLAMEYVQGKTLSRLAHRVRQHGQAMSLGLILHLGQRLCEALAYAHDAKDGQGQPLHLVHRDLSPANVCLSYDGELKVIDFGASQSTLKEQQTAPRVVIGNLTYMSPEQARKKFVDRRADVYAAAVVLWELFAWHPLPQRGDPLERWRRAAYPKWDPASRHRVEVPPAVDAMLLKALSVEPGQRFPDAAAFGAELGRLKAKLAPRVGDADVARLMREAFAGEKVAEDAVLAELLGQDPSRALTEQAMPAMLAPPTALAFEHSGLEAPEDYVPGEEPSHVGASPKTLPQGRRATREARLSFGVDVEEEPGGGLVEARKLPLVRAIEGEEAGDGVPDTLELEASPPPKRLALVATGLFLGACAAGFGVVWLLSRG, from the coding sequence TTGCCTAGCCCTGACGCGCAAGAGGGCCCCCCGGGGCTCACTCGCTTTGGCCCCTACACCCTGGCGCGGCGCATTGGCGCGGGGGGCATGGGAGAGGTGTACCTGGCGCGGGAGGAGTCGCCGCGCCGGGCGTGCGTGGTGAAGAAGGTCCTGCCGAAGCTGGTGGAGAACAAGCAGTTCCTCGGCCGCTTCAAGGACGAGGCGCGGGTGGTGGTGCACCTGAAGCACCCGAACATCGCGCGGGTGTACGCGATGGGCGAGGTGGAGGGGCAGTTCTACCTGGCGATGGAGTACGTGCAGGGCAAGACGCTCAGCCGCCTGGCGCACCGGGTGCGCCAGCACGGGCAGGCGATGTCGCTGGGGCTCATTCTGCACCTGGGCCAGCGGCTGTGCGAGGCGCTGGCGTACGCGCACGACGCCAAGGATGGCCAGGGGCAGCCGCTGCACCTGGTGCACCGGGACCTGTCGCCGGCGAACGTCTGCCTGTCCTACGACGGGGAGCTGAAGGTCATCGACTTCGGGGCCTCGCAGTCCACGCTGAAGGAGCAGCAGACGGCGCCCCGGGTGGTGATTGGCAACCTGACGTACATGTCCCCGGAGCAGGCGCGAAAGAAGTTCGTGGACCGGCGGGCGGACGTGTACGCGGCGGCGGTGGTGCTGTGGGAGCTGTTCGCGTGGCACCCGCTGCCGCAGCGGGGCGACCCGCTGGAGCGCTGGCGCCGGGCGGCCTACCCGAAGTGGGACCCTGCGAGCCGCCACCGGGTGGAGGTGCCGCCGGCGGTGGATGCCATGCTGCTGAAGGCGCTGTCGGTGGAGCCGGGGCAGCGCTTCCCGGACGCGGCGGCGTTCGGGGCGGAGCTGGGGCGGCTCAAGGCGAAGCTGGCGCCCCGGGTGGGGGACGCGGACGTGGCGCGGCTGATGCGCGAGGCGTTCGCCGGGGAGAAGGTGGCCGAGGACGCGGTGCTGGCGGAGCTGCTGGGGCAGGACCCCTCGCGCGCGCTCACCGAGCAGGCGATGCCGGCGATGCTGGCGCCGCCCACGGCCTTGGCCTTCGAGCACAGCGGCCTGGAGGCCCCCGAGGACTACGTGCCCGGCGAGGAGCCCTCGCACGTGGGGGCCTCGCCGAAGACGCTGCCGCAGGGCCGGCGGGCGACGCGCGAGGCGCGGCTCAGCTTCGGCGTGGACGTGGAGGAAGAGCCGGGGGGCGGGCTGGTGGAGGCGCGCAAGCTGCCGCTGGTGCGCGCCATCGAGGGCGAGGAGGCCGGGGACGGGGTGCCGGACACGCTGGAACTCGAGGCCTCGCCGCCGCCCAAGCGGCTGGCGCTGGTGGCCACGGGGCTGTTCCTGGGAGCCTGCGCGGCGGGCTTCGGCGTGGTGTGGCTGCTGTCCCGGGGCTGA
- the hemL gene encoding glutamate-1-semialdehyde 2,1-aminomutase has product MNHSHSKALFARAQERIPGGVNSPVRAFRGVGGDPVFFREATGAWMTDVDGNRYVDLVGSWGPLILGHAYPPIVEALIEAARRGTTYGAPAPGEVELAELLCATVPSVEKVRLVSSGTEATVAAIRLARGFTGRDFILKFEGCFHGAGDPFLVKAGSGVETLGLPDSPGVPAALAKLTLTAPYNDLEAVERLFAEKGKEIACAIIEPVVGNMGVLVPKPGYLQGLQELCRKHGVLFVLDEVMTGFRLARGGAQELFGLKPDLSTFAKVVGGGMPLGAYGGRRDIMSKIAPEGPVYQSGTLSGNPVAVAAGLACLKALAAPGTYARLEQLGAMLEQGLKAEAQAAGVPVTLNRVGSMLTLFFCDTPVYDYASAKKADTARFGRFFHAMLNEGVYLPPSQFEAAFVSLAIGEAEVAHILAAARKAFRSLA; this is encoded by the coding sequence ATGAACCACTCCCACAGCAAGGCCCTCTTCGCCCGCGCCCAGGAGCGCATCCCCGGGGGCGTCAACTCGCCGGTGCGTGCCTTCCGGGGCGTGGGCGGCGACCCCGTCTTCTTCCGCGAGGCCACGGGCGCGTGGATGACGGACGTGGACGGCAACCGCTACGTGGACCTGGTGGGAAGCTGGGGCCCGCTCATCCTCGGGCACGCCTACCCGCCCATCGTCGAGGCCCTCATCGAGGCGGCGCGCCGGGGCACCACCTACGGGGCACCCGCGCCGGGCGAGGTGGAGCTGGCGGAGCTGCTGTGCGCCACGGTGCCGAGCGTGGAGAAGGTGCGGCTGGTCTCCAGCGGCACCGAGGCCACGGTGGCGGCCATCCGGCTGGCGCGCGGCTTCACCGGCCGGGACTTCATCCTCAAGTTCGAGGGCTGCTTCCACGGGGCGGGCGACCCGTTCCTGGTGAAGGCGGGCAGCGGCGTGGAGACGCTGGGGCTGCCGGACTCGCCGGGCGTGCCGGCGGCGCTGGCGAAGCTCACCCTCACGGCCCCTTATAATGACTTGGAGGCGGTGGAGCGGCTCTTCGCGGAGAAGGGCAAGGAGATCGCCTGCGCCATCATCGAGCCGGTGGTGGGCAACATGGGCGTGCTGGTGCCCAAGCCGGGGTACCTGCAGGGGCTCCAGGAGCTGTGCCGCAAGCACGGGGTGCTCTTCGTGCTGGACGAGGTGATGACGGGCTTCCGGCTGGCGCGCGGCGGGGCGCAGGAGCTGTTCGGGCTGAAGCCGGACCTGAGCACCTTCGCGAAGGTGGTGGGCGGCGGCATGCCGCTGGGGGCGTACGGCGGCCGGCGCGACATCATGTCCAAGATTGCGCCCGAGGGGCCGGTGTACCAGTCGGGCACGCTGTCGGGAAACCCGGTGGCGGTGGCGGCGGGCCTGGCGTGCCTGAAGGCGCTGGCGGCGCCGGGCACCTACGCGCGGCTGGAGCAGCTGGGCGCGATGCTGGAGCAGGGGCTGAAGGCGGAGGCGCAGGCGGCGGGCGTGCCGGTGACGCTCAACCGGGTGGGCAGCATGCTGACGCTCTTCTTCTGCGACACGCCGGTGTACGACTACGCGAGCGCGAAGAAGGCGGACACGGCGCGCTTCGGCCGCTTCTTCCACGCCATGCTGAATGAGGGCGTGTACCTGCCGCCGAGCCAGTTCGAGGCGGCGTTCGTCTCGCTGGCCATCGGCGAGGCGGAGGTGGCGCACATCCTCGCGGCGGCGCGAAAGGCCTTCCGCTCGCTTGCCTAG
- a CDS encoding DUF6929 family protein, which yields MIRTTQRRTLTLEAPDAPGRAPHVSAASGLVAVGAWLYVIADDSLHLAVFPRQGEAPGRTVRLFPGELPQEPKARKAAKPDLEALCALPPFPACPHGALLAVPSGSTAGRNQGALLPLTPEGTLAGAVHPLDFTGLYTHLARHVGPLNVEGAAVAGGRLRLLQRGNGEAGVDALLDLDHERVVHALEAGRAPGGDVLRAVRRWELGRSGPVRLSFTDAAPLPDGRMVFTAAAEDSRDAYADGAVTGSAVGLLAPDGTPLFLDAVDAKVKLEGVSAHVEAGRIHLLLVADADAPEVASPLLEAVLEAVPG from the coding sequence ATGATCCGCACCACGCAGCGCCGGACGCTCACCCTCGAAGCCCCGGACGCACCCGGGCGCGCCCCCCACGTCTCCGCCGCCAGCGGGCTCGTGGCCGTGGGCGCCTGGCTCTACGTCATCGCCGATGACTCGCTGCACCTGGCCGTCTTCCCCCGGCAGGGCGAGGCGCCGGGCCGCACGGTGCGCCTCTTCCCCGGCGAGCTGCCCCAGGAGCCGAAGGCCCGTAAGGCCGCCAAGCCCGACCTGGAGGCCCTCTGCGCCCTGCCGCCCTTCCCGGCCTGTCCGCACGGCGCGCTGCTGGCGGTGCCCTCGGGCTCCACGGCGGGGCGGAACCAGGGCGCCCTGCTGCCGCTCACGCCGGAGGGCACCCTCGCGGGCGCGGTGCACCCGCTGGACTTCACCGGGCTGTACACGCACCTCGCCCGGCACGTGGGGCCGCTCAACGTCGAGGGGGCCGCCGTGGCCGGGGGGCGCCTGCGGCTGCTCCAGCGCGGCAACGGGGAGGCGGGCGTGGATGCGCTGCTGGACCTGGACCACGAGCGGGTGGTGCACGCGCTGGAGGCCGGGCGCGCGCCCGGGGGGGATGTGCTCCGGGCGGTGCGGCGCTGGGAGCTGGGCCGCTCGGGCCCGGTGCGCCTGTCCTTCACGGATGCCGCCCCGCTGCCGGATGGGCGCATGGTGTTCACCGCCGCCGCCGAGGACTCGCGCGATGCCTACGCCGATGGCGCGGTGACGGGCTCCGCCGTGGGCCTCCTCGCCCCGGACGGCACGCCGCTGTTCCTCGACGCGGTGGACGCGAAGGTGAAGCTGGAGGGGGTCAGCGCCCACGTGGAGGCAGGCCGCATCCACCTGCTGCTGGTGGCGGACGCGGACGCGCCCGAGGTGGCCTCGCCCCTGCTGGAGGCGGTGCTGGAGGCCGTGCCCGGCTGA
- a CDS encoding tetratricopeptide repeat protein translates to MKRLVLACALLATLAGCRETPADHLQRARDAVFEKRPDEALVEYRKAVDLLRRDDTPQSLVLRARALKGAADVYWLEQRKVKEAVSVYKELLAQCPESPEALEARIILAELLRVHYRDLRGAIDQLTAALQRNPPQSAELHYQVAKLYFELGDYAQSELEASRLAERFATSAYVDDALFLRAQAIHMMEGRRQEASKAYADLRARFPDSELAAHATVEMGRLRAEAGENEKAIELWVEALKSHPDPALVQDYISRARRRIADTTPGGIGERASAFGNGPAPRPPARAPRTSVEAVGGTAEEASRDHGD, encoded by the coding sequence GTGAAGCGGCTCGTCCTGGCCTGTGCGCTGCTCGCCACGCTCGCCGGGTGCCGCGAGACGCCCGCGGACCACCTCCAGCGCGCGCGGGATGCCGTCTTCGAGAAGCGGCCGGACGAGGCGCTCGTGGAGTACCGCAAGGCGGTGGACCTGCTGCGCCGCGACGACACGCCCCAGTCCCTGGTGCTCCGGGCCCGGGCGCTCAAGGGCGCCGCGGACGTGTACTGGCTGGAGCAGCGCAAGGTGAAGGAGGCGGTCAGCGTCTACAAGGAGCTGCTCGCGCAGTGCCCCGAGTCGCCCGAGGCGCTGGAGGCGCGCATCATCCTCGCGGAGCTGCTGCGGGTGCACTACCGCGACCTGCGCGGCGCCATCGACCAGCTCACCGCGGCGCTCCAGCGCAACCCGCCGCAGAGCGCCGAGCTGCACTACCAGGTGGCCAAGCTCTACTTCGAGCTGGGGGACTACGCCCAGAGTGAGCTGGAGGCGAGCCGGCTCGCCGAGCGCTTCGCCACCAGCGCCTACGTGGACGACGCCCTGTTTCTCCGGGCCCAGGCCATTCACATGATGGAGGGCCGGCGCCAGGAGGCCTCGAAGGCGTACGCGGACCTGCGCGCGCGCTTCCCGGACTCGGAGCTGGCCGCGCACGCCACGGTGGAGATGGGCCGGCTGCGCGCCGAGGCGGGCGAGAACGAGAAGGCCATCGAGCTGTGGGTGGAGGCGCTCAAGTCCCACCCGGACCCGGCGCTGGTGCAGGACTACATCTCCCGGGCGCGCCGCCGCATCGCCGACACCACGCCCGGAGGCATTGGCGAGCGCGCCTCGGCCTTCGGCAATGGCCCCGCGCCGCGCCCGCCGGCCCGGGCCCCGCGCACCTCGGTGGAGGCCGTGGGCGGCACCGCCGAGGAGGCCTCGCGCGACCACGGGGACTGA
- a CDS encoding KdsC family phosphatase produces the protein MNQDLESLKARVRHLSVMIFDIDGTLTDGRIFWVPNSGWTQMYSVRDGMGIKRLQEAGIEVAAISGGDSLSAQMRMQSLGLRHVHFGSQDKVAHFERLLELLKVSADRCGYMGDEVVDLPLLKAVGFSAAPPEAPDEVRAQVHYVAQKAAGFGAAREVCEFILRHRQAP, from the coding sequence ATGAACCAGGACCTCGAATCGCTCAAGGCCCGGGTGCGGCACCTGTCGGTGATGATCTTCGACATCGACGGGACGCTCACGGATGGGCGCATCTTCTGGGTGCCCAACTCCGGCTGGACGCAGATGTACAGCGTGCGCGACGGCATGGGCATCAAGCGGCTGCAGGAGGCGGGCATCGAGGTGGCGGCCATCTCCGGGGGCGACAGCCTCTCGGCGCAGATGCGGATGCAGTCGCTGGGCCTGCGGCACGTGCACTTCGGCAGCCAGGACAAGGTGGCGCACTTCGAGCGGCTGCTGGAGCTCTTGAAGGTGTCCGCGGACCGGTGTGGCTACATGGGGGATGAGGTGGTGGACTTGCCGCTGCTCAAGGCGGTGGGCTTCTCCGCCGCGCCGCCCGAGGCCCCGGACGAGGTGCGCGCCCAGGTGCACTATGTCGCCCAGAAGGCCGCGGGCTTCGGCGCGGCCCGCGAGGTGTGCGAGTTCATTCTCCGCCACCGCCAGGCCCCGTGA
- a CDS encoding MXAN_5187 C-terminal domain-containing protein, whose protein sequence is MPPEPGKSSSAAKSAPSKLLGDDKAGQKKSNSELALQETSELEEELAALRATYEQYFLGNERFPPSRAHEDFKKRLMRLKGSNVRNTAAKFRLNSLQNKFLTYERLWTRTLQEIEAGTYKRDLLKAKRRAQKSAGGERRKEAHELTEELSDADLEDVSDIIPNEPLPVKVAKPAFVPQPVEPAAGGVSFRGTPTGAPVPSIPSMAPVAPLPSIPSVAPAAGTPFRGTPAIAPVVAPTIPSVAPAAGTPFRATPTLAPAVPAMPSVAPVVPAVAPVRAPAAAAPGSAAARPAAPTAPAGAPARGSPAGVPARGVPAFGSSASGGGGIAAALEGLTDEPLTAVPAARPGAPAAARPGAPAAARPGAPTAARPGVPATPVPRPATASGGAGLSDDKLRAVYDAYVTAKKRNQEDTSKMSFESVAANLRKQVPDLLKQHNAKNVEFKVVIKDGKATLKAVPK, encoded by the coding sequence ATGCCACCGGAGCCTGGAAAATCCTCGTCCGCCGCCAAGTCCGCCCCCTCCAAGCTCCTGGGGGACGACAAGGCCGGACAGAAGAAGTCCAACAGCGAGCTGGCCCTCCAGGAGACCTCGGAGCTCGAGGAGGAGCTGGCGGCCCTGCGGGCCACCTACGAGCAATACTTCCTCGGCAACGAGCGCTTTCCGCCCAGCCGGGCCCATGAGGACTTCAAGAAGCGGCTCATGCGGCTCAAGGGCAGCAACGTGCGCAACACCGCCGCGAAGTTCCGCCTCAACTCGCTCCAGAACAAGTTCCTCACCTACGAGCGGCTGTGGACGCGCACCCTCCAGGAAATCGAGGCGGGGACCTACAAGCGCGACCTGCTCAAGGCCAAGCGCCGCGCCCAGAAGTCCGCGGGCGGCGAGCGCCGCAAGGAGGCGCATGAGCTGACGGAGGAGCTGTCCGACGCGGACCTGGAGGATGTGTCGGACATCATCCCCAACGAGCCGCTGCCCGTGAAGGTGGCCAAGCCCGCCTTCGTGCCCCAGCCGGTGGAGCCCGCCGCCGGGGGCGTCTCGTTCCGGGGCACGCCCACCGGGGCGCCGGTGCCCTCCATTCCGTCCATGGCGCCCGTGGCGCCGCTGCCCTCCATTCCGTCCGTGGCGCCCGCGGCGGGCACGCCCTTCCGGGGCACGCCTGCCATCGCCCCGGTGGTGGCGCCCACGATTCCCTCCGTGGCGCCCGCGGCGGGCACGCCCTTCCGGGCCACGCCCACCCTCGCCCCCGCCGTGCCGGCCATGCCCTCGGTGGCCCCGGTGGTGCCTGCCGTGGCGCCCGTGAGGGCCCCGGCCGCCGCGGCGCCCGGAAGCGCCGCCGCCCGTCCCGCGGCCCCCACCGCCCCGGCAGGAGCGCCTGCCCGGGGCTCACCGGCCGGTGTGCCCGCGCGGGGAGTGCCCGCGTTTGGGTCCTCGGCCTCGGGCGGAGGAGGCATCGCCGCGGCGCTCGAGGGGCTCACGGATGAGCCGCTGACGGCCGTGCCCGCGGCCCGGCCTGGCGCGCCCGCGGCGGCCCGGCCCGGTGCGCCCGCGGCGGCCCGCCCGGGAGCGCCCACGGCGGCCCGGCCCGGGGTGCCCGCGACGCCCGTGCCCCGGCCCGCCACGGCCTCGGGGGGCGCGGGGCTCTCGGACGACAAGCTCCGGGCCGTCTACGACGCGTACGTCACGGCGAAGAAGCGCAACCAGGAGGACACCTCCAAGATGAGCTTCGAGTCGGTGGCCGCCAACCTGCGCAAGCAGGTGCCGGATCTGCTCAAGCAGCACAACGCCAAGAACGTGGAGTTCAAGGTCGTCATCAAGGACGGCAAGGCCACGCTCAAGGCCGTGCCGAAGTAG